TTCTGAATTTATGTAGCTTGCAATTCTATTATGAGCGGGTTGCTAAGCTACCAAAGCCATTCGTATCTAACTCGCTAGTGTTCGGTACCTGTGTGCACAAGGTGTTGGAGCACTACTATCAGTGGATCCAGCGCGGTGAACAGCCTGATGTCGATTCTCATATCGAAATGTTCTCAGAACTCTGGAAAAAAGCTAACAACGAACAAAATATCAAGTTCGGTGCGAAGACTAGTTTCGAGTCACTGGCGGATACCGGCCGGAATGTGGTGAAGTGCTTTATCGATAATGCCGATCCCAAGGAAAAGGTGTTGTCGGTATCGCAGGCGTTCTGTGTGCCGGTGCATGCCCCGGATGGATCCGTGGTAGAGCTCCCGCTCGTGGGTGAATTCGACTTGGTTGTTGTAAACGCCGGTTGAAAAGTGCACCGGGCGGCGGCCCAAAAGTGTAACACTTTTTCGTTAATTACCCCGCTTCCTTGCGGGTGTCAATTGCTCCTACGGTTTCTTTGTTTTCTGCCGCTGTCCCCGGCGGCGCAATGAGTCCTGCAACCTGAAGCTTTCACCATTGGCCTCGAGGATATGGACCCGGTGGGTCAGGCGGTCGAGCAAGGCTCCGGTAAGCCGCTGGGAGCCCAGCACCTCCGTCCATGATTCGAAGGGCAGGTTCGTGGTCACCACGAGGCTGGTGCGTTCGTAGGCCCGGCTGACGACTTCGAAAAGCAGTTCAGCCCCCAGCTTGGAGAACGGAACGTAGCCGAGTTCATCGAGAACGAGCAGGTCGGAGCGCTCGAGTTGCTTGAAGAACCGGTCAAGCTGCCTTTCCTCCCGGCGTTCGAGCAACTGCGTGACCAGGGCGGTGACGCCGAAGAACCGCACCTTGAAGCCCATCTGGCAGGCGGCGAACGCCAAGGCGGTGGCGAGGTGGGTTTTTCCGGTTCCGCTGTTGCCGATCAGCAATACGTTCTCCCGCTCCTTGATAAACTCGCCGTGGGCAAGCTCCCGCACTAGCGGCTGGTTGATCGATGGCTGCTCCTCGAACCGGAAGCTATCGAGGGTTTTCACGACGGGGAAACGGGCGGACTTGAGCCGGCGTTCGGCGGCCCGTTGTTCCCGGTCATGAATCTCCTGTTCGATGAGCCGCAGCAGGTAGGTCGAGTAGTCGGCCCCTTCGGCCTGGCAGACCGAGGCCATCTTGCGGTGCTCCCGCAGGATACTCGGCAGCTTGAGCGTTTTGAGGTAGTGCTCCAGCAGTACGTGTGACGAGGTCTGTGCACTCATGCGCCCACCTCCTGTCCGAGCAGGCGATTGTAATCGGCCACATCTGCGCTGGCGACCTGCACGTGGCGTAGATGCTCGTGTCCATCCAGGTTGAACCGGGTGCATCGCCATTCCGGCCGGGGAATGAGGAACTGGGCAATGGCGTCTCGGGAGGAGGCCCCGCAACGCAGCCCCTGCTCAACGGCCCGGGCCAGTTCCTTGGGTGAATGCTTTTCGAGCAGACGCAGCACCTTGATGTACTCCCGGGTTCCTTCGCCATCGAGATCGGCCTCCAGCCTGCTGCGCAGATCCCGAAAGCAGGATGGCAGTTTCCAGTCTTCCAATGGCCGGGCGTGGTCGAGCCCGCCGGGCTTGCGTTCGAGCAGTGCGAGATAGTGCACGGGGTTGAAATGGACGCCGGCCTTGCCCCACAACCGGGGATGTTCGGCGATGCATTCATCGCCCCGGCAGACCACAATCCGGTCGATATAGCCCTTGACCACCGTTTCGTAGTGGGCGTAGCGCACGGGCACCGAATAATCGTTGCCGTCGAAACGCACGAGCGACAAGGAGCTGGCGGTGCAGGTTCGCACCCGGCAGGACTCGAACGGCACGACCGGCAGATCAATAAAACG
This DNA window, taken from Pontiella desulfatans, encodes the following:
- a CDS encoding PD-(D/E)XK nuclease family protein, translating into MTQSLSQLRQRPHLSNSQINQILNLCSLQFYYERVAKLPKPFVSNSLVFGTCVHKVLEHYYQWIQRGEQPDVDSHIEMFSELWKKANNEQNIKFGAKTSFESLADTGRNVVKCFIDNADPKEKVLSVSQAFCVPVHAPDGSVVELPLVGEFDLVVVNAG
- the istB gene encoding IS21-like element helper ATPase IstB, with the translated sequence MSAQTSSHVLLEHYLKTLKLPSILREHRKMASVCQAEGADYSTYLLRLIEQEIHDREQRAAERRLKSARFPVVKTLDSFRFEEQPSINQPLVRELAHGEFIKERENVLLIGNSGTGKTHLATALAFAACQMGFKVRFFGVTALVTQLLERREERQLDRFFKQLERSDLLVLDELGYVPFSKLGAELLFEVVSRAYERTSLVVTTNLPFESWTEVLGSQRLTGALLDRLTHRVHILEANGESFRLQDSLRRRGQRQKTKKP